In Callithrix jacchus isolate 240 chromosome 18, calJac240_pri, whole genome shotgun sequence, one DNA window encodes the following:
- the LOC144580173 gene encoding lysine-specific demethylase 5A-like isoform X3, producing the protein MAGVGPGGYAAEFVPPPECPVFEPSWEELTDPLSFIGRIRLLAEKTGICKIRPPKDWQPPFACEVKSFRFTPRVQRLNELEAMTRVRLDFLDQLAKFWELQGSTLKIPVVERKILDLYALSKL; encoded by the exons ATGGCGGGCGTGGGGCCGGGGGGCTACGCGGCGGAGTTCGTGCCACCCCCAGAGTGCCCTGTCTTTGAGCCGAGCTGGGAGGAGCTCACAGATCCTCTCAGCTTTATCGGTCGCATCCGGCTTTTGGCGGAGAAAACCGGCATCTGCAAAATTCGGCCGCCCAAG GACTGGCAGCCTCCATTCGCCTGTGAAGTAAAAAGCTTTCGTTTCACTCCAAGAGTCCAGCGCCTGAATGAACTTGAG gcAATGACCAGAGTGAGACTGGATTTCTTGGATCAACTAGCAAAATTTTGGGAACTTCAAGGATCTACTCTGAAGATCCCTGTGGTAGAGAGAAAAATCCTGGATCTGTATGCTTTGAGCAAG